The Nymphaea colorata isolate Beijing-Zhang1983 chromosome 5, ASM883128v2, whole genome shotgun sequence DNA segment TGTGTTGAAATTATTCGTCGATTTTTTTGAAGAAGTGGCACTTGATGTTAAAGGGTTAAAACTTTTTATGAAGTTGTATTGGATGTTAAaaaacttatttattttatttaattatgcTACACTGCTAATGAACTTCTTAGTGTATAGTGCTtaggtttgaactttgaacaatTTTCCATGCAACTTGAATTGAGGCAAATATCCTTTTATATTACATATTTGTACAATGTTTTCAACATTATCTTTGCTGAATTTGTTCACTTTGAAATTACAGCTTATGTATGTGCCATGACCGTTTAAGCATGGTTGAACATGTGCAGGCTGGTCCTTGTGATTCCTTGAAGGATGtggctttaaaaattttacagaaGAAAGTAGCTACAATTCCTATCGTTCATTCTTCCTCGCAAGATGGATCTTTTCCACAGATACTACATATTGCATCCCTTTCTGGAATTCTAAAATGTGAACTTCATAATCTTTTCCAATCTTAATAAGCATTAAAACTATGGTCAACATTTACCATTGAAAAAATTCCAGGTATATGCAGGCACTTCCGACATTCATCTAGTTCACTGCCAATTTTACAGCAACCTATTTGCACCTTGGGATTCGGCACATGGGCTCCAACTATTGATGGATCACATGAACATCATTTAGCTACACTAAAGCCAAGCGCATCACTAAGTTCAGCACTCTCTCTGTTACTCCAAGGTAGTATTCTTACTGTTATCAATATCAATGCACTTATATAAAGATTTCAGCTGTTAAATGCTCAAAGTTACAAGGTTTCTAATCAACATTGATTTCTATGTGATATATTGGGAACTTCTGCATGGGCTGATACTAAGATGTTGCTTAGTCCTCTCTTCGtgtgcaaaagaaaattttaggggGGGATGGGGCTGATACTAGTTtattgaaaattgtaaaaaggtTTTGGGGAGGTGGTTTGggtttaaattttattaaagtatcttttttctctctcgGCTTTTGCTAGTTCATGATTCTAAAAGGATATGttcattatcttttcttctttgcagcTGAAGTTAGTTCAATACCAATAGTTGACGATAACAATTCTCTTGTTGATATATACTCTAGAAGGTAAGTCAATCTTTGGTCCTCTGTGCAATCCTTGTTTCACCTGCAAACATATGTTACTGGAACTATGAAAATCGAAAAGTCCTAGTTCGTCCATACACAAATACCTTATATATATGTAGCTTTTGACATAAGAGTTACTTGCCTTTTCTCTTCTCAGTGATATCACAGCTTTGGCAAAAGACAGAGCTTACGTGCAAATTCATCTTGATGAAATGAGTATTCATCAGGTAACTGCTATCTGCTTGCTAATTTGCTTATGCTTCCATTAATTTGTCATTCTTCTGATGAGGTGTTATATTTATAGATCGTTCTGCGGTTATGTAACTGGATTGCCACATTCCCATGGCTGCATTGAAAAATGTATACAAGTTTATCTGCATGATTGAGTTaacattttaggctttttatttttttttgaaatgaaggaTACCAGCattgtcattttctttggtTATGTAACTGGATTGCCACATTCCCATGGTTGCATTGAAAAATGTATACAAGTTTATCTGCATGATTGAGTTaacattttaggctttttatttttttctgaaattaagGATACCAGCattgtcattttctttcattggaGCATTGAGTTTATTGTGTGAACTTTTGATCTGAACAAAATTTGCTGTTAGAATCTGCAATACCTGGTACCAGCAGTATTGTATATGATAAGCAGTGGTACTCATGATTAGATCCTTTGGTTGCCTAAATCAACTTTTGTCTTCTAAAGTTTTGCATTATTTCTATCAATTTTGGCAATTACCCAGTACCAAAAACAGAGTATAAGACATAAAATTCACGACTAGGTCCTTTAATTATCTAAGTCAACTGTTAGCTTCTAATCCGttgttatccttttttttttttttaagtgttagCCCATTTGTTTCCTTGCTCCTGCTAGTTTGTTGTTTCTTCTGCTTATCTCATGATAAGCTGaccaaaaatttttaattgtacTCCACTGCTGGGACATGTGTCTACAGTTCAAACCAAACTACTGCTGCTGTCTGATTCTTGCTTCTCAAAAGATTTCATTCTAAAATTTTTAGTGTACATTTTCGGTATCTTCTTGTCCTAGTACCATCTGGTATAAAACTGTGAGTAAAATGACCCTTCCTGTCATTCTGAAATGTTTCACGGCTATGCATGTTTATCTGTTTCATAGatcaaatattagaaaaaaaaaaaggagaaacatcATGAATTCATGCTTATCTAAGAAAATACAAAGTAAGATCTTTGTTGATCTACCTCTGATAAATTTAGTAAAAGTACCATTCCATTTTTTATGATAACTAATCCTTTTTGTAACAACTTCAAGATGCTTCAGGATAGACATACCTTGTTATGTATGCTGTCGACTTGTAATAttgaaagtttaaaatataaTCCAATCTTTCtttctgtaatttttaaaaaaaattattgattctGCCAATCAGAAGGAGCACATATTCATATGGCAGCAAGAAGTCATATAAGAGCTACAATATTTTAAAGGACTATGACTTTACAAACACAATACAAAGGGGCAGCATTATGTTGAATGTCTTTTAGGCCAGGAAGGTGTCCTTTGGCAAACTGTCCAAACTGTGAAGTGGCAATCTGTGTGCACTACCATTATTATGTATCAGTGCTATATTTGGTTGGTTTCTCATAATGTATGCTTGTGCAAACTAAGCACATTTTTTTCTGAGAAGCCTAAAAAAaagccatcttcttgttttctgaTAAAGGAAAgcttttttcattaaaaatttgcTTTTGAGGTGAATTATATTAAGTCAATTGCATCTGCAGGCTGCATTTTCATCAAGCCATATCTTAACCATGAATTTTGGAAAGATGTGAAAGAAATGGATAAGAGTCGTTGGTGGCAGAGACCAGACTCCTTCTACATCTCTTAGTtcaaacctatgtcacataggtacgggtacgggtgccggtacgggtacggttacagaccattttcaaaaaacttgggtacaggggtacggccgtacacacacggacatatatatatatatatatatatatcaaaaaatttcaaacaaaataacatattcacacatgtATAGCAAAAAGTTGCAAACAGAATAACACACTTACTTTCACACTTAAATCATGGTCCAAAACAcggtatggaagtaattaacttACAATTAGTTCCTATCCTGTCGAGTAAGAAATAACACAGAAGCAGGATGCACAATGtcagaaaaaacatgaaacctGTCGAGTAAGAAATAACACATTTCATGCTTAATAGACCATAATATACTGTCTGCAATTAGTTCCTATCTCTCATGGTTTTGGGCAGGCAAATCACAACGCTGATGTGTGTTCAAAGCTCATTACAAGAGAACCAGTATTGTCTTCGGAAGTCTTGCTTGGTATtgcgaaaaggaaaaaaagaaaaaaaaaagaacgataGAGCTTAGGGGAAAGCCAAGATCCTACTGAAGGAGAAAAATAGCTGATTGAAACATCACGGCACTGACagtggaggaaaaaaaaaaagaacatcagCAACTACTCCCATCGCcggcagaaaaggaaaaactcatCTGCAATGCAATAAAGTACGGGGGAAAGCTactcattcaagaaaagaaaagcccaaaaacatcaaaaaacacaaaatggcTCATGTGAAAGATGAAAAGGGACGCGAAACAGGGGAACCACAACGGCGACAGGCGGTGGGTATTCTGCCTGTCGTCGCCGGTCGTTGCTGGCGGCGATGGATCGCTGCCTGTCGTTGCCAGCGgtgaaggcaggggtggagccgacGATGAAATGGTGTAAAAATAAAACCTTGACACTTGACAGTCACCTTCTGCCATCGCTTGTCGCCGCTGTGTTCGCCGCTGCCTTTGTCGCCGGACTCGTGAGAGGTAAGTCAGacgagaaaaggagaaaagggttTCGAGCGAAACCCTTAcgattttagttattttttaacgttaaaatggttttaaaatttaaaatgaaataatcgttaaaaaaaagacaaatttggACTTTGTCAAACTTGACCGTGTTCGAAAAAGGTCAGATACGGCCTCCAGTACGTTGACCGTACTCGGTACGGTCAACACGTACCGGGGCCGTACCCAGGCCCATACCGGTACCGGCAGGGTACGCCTCCTTTGGAGGCGTACCCGTGTTATACAGGTTCAAACTGAAGCAACAGGAAGCCTGAAGCTTCTGCTAATTCTATATCATATATTGCACAATACAGCATTATAGTTGTTTCATATTAAATTGAAGATACAATGAAGCAGAGCCTGTGCCTGTTATATTCTTGGTATTGCATTTCTTATTGGTTTTAtaagatatttttttggaaGAGGATTTATTTTCAAAGAAGTACAATTTTGTCAAGCAAACAGTTGCTTTTCAAGGTCAAGAGGTCCCtgtacctttttccttttcaaggtCAATTTTGTGCATTGCAACTTTACTGTTTTCCTGTTTGCATTCAAATCAATAAGTGGCTTTCaaagctgtttctttgtttctaaaTGCCCTTTGTTTGGGGTAAATTGGTCACTGAAATTTTGTTGAACTGAACTAATTTAAACGCAAAATGTAGGTTTCTTTTTTCAACGACTGTTCCTTCCATGTGCATActttttagtttctttatttttctcgaTGTAAAAAATGGGGCTATTTTGGTGGTCCCATATTTTGCTGCTGGTATCATGTTAGGTAGCAGCTGGTAGAATCAGTAATCGCAGACAGCCAATGCATGGCAACATTGCTTAGTTCATGCTATATTTATTTCAGCTATGATAACATTGCTTAGTCGATGAACTTTGAATGGAGCCCTGACCACCATGCCTCAAAGCACAACACAGTGGAAAGTGCAGGGTAGTAATTATCATGGCTCGAACTTGACCCAGGGTCTTTACTTGAAGGCGCTTCTTGGTGTTAAACTCAGTCTTGCATTCATTTATGGTTACATTTTGTGTTGAAGTTTTACTTGTCTTTAGTTACATCTAAGATATGTTCGTTTGGAAGTCAGACTAAGGCAGACAGACACGTGATATGCAGTTGTACTTGTACTAATCTTGTATGTATTGCTAGATTATGTTTAATGTTCTGCATTTTTCTCTTGCTATTTTGAAACATATTATTTACCTATACTGTATCTTTTAATTTTCAGGAGGAGGTTTTACTTTTTAAGaaagattttgtttgtttgaatatTTCAAACGTCATTTGTGTGTACGCATATTGTTGTTAATGTTTCTTACTTTCAGGTTCTTTATGAAGCttaatttgaattgtttggctaTGTGATTAATACTTCAGTGGAAGAATCTGTTGAAATATTTATTCTGGTCGACCTTTAAGAGTTCTTATATTTTTTGTCGTTAGCCATTACCATCTTGTCAGATTTGGCGATTAGGTTATTCTGCCTGATTTATATGTTCTACTTTGTTTACTTCACTCATTTGTTTTGTtgtgtttcattttttgaaggACTTCTGGCTCTATTATGTGTCACTTATTCTTGTAAACCTGTCAAAGAAACATTGTCTGTTAGCTAGCCATGTTTTTTGGCTGGTTTTTAGAAAGAGTAATAATTTGGTACTGGAGAGTCAATCTTACAGTCGCACTGTGAAAATGGTTTGTCATACACATGGAAAATTCAAACCTCAGGAAACAATTTGATTTTACACAAAATCTGCCAATTGTTCCACATGGCAGCACTTACTCtgggttttatttttgtttgagatATTATTTGGTAGTCACAGTTATCTTCCAGTGCGATGACTGATTTCATGTTGGACTTTTTTTCAGGCACTTCAATTAGGTCAGGATATGAATTCTCCATATGGCTTCTATAGCGGGCAGAGATGTCAAATGTGTTTGCGGACTGACCCCCTTCATAAAGTCATGGAGCGCTTAGCTCATCCAGGTAATTATCTGCTTATGGGGACATTTTGCCATGGatgctgcttttttttttaaaggattgCAAAGTtactttctttttggtttgtgtTTTTAGGGGTTCGACGGGTAGTCATTGTTGAGGCTGGTAGCAAGCGTGTTGAGGGCATTGTATCATTGAGTGATGTGTTCAACTTCTTGCTTGGCTAGGATTGGTTTCTCAACCATGTGGCTGGATAGTATAACTGATGCCCTTGCAAGTGCAGGGACGAGAGagcaaaaaggggaaaaaagggaaaaatgttCCTTGCTTCTGCTCTTATGGCAGCTTAATTCTATGATTAATTATGGATCTTAACATTTTCTTTGATTGGATGGCCCTGGTTTTAGAgctttgtttcttgtttcacAGGCTCAACCTGAGGTCTGTAAATGAGGGAGTTGGcatttccttttcttaattATTCATGCATTTTCATGCTAATGCCTTCcatattttatgattttgtaTACTGATAAGACTCCATATCATGTCACCATGAAATTAATGAATTTTCGCATTCttagtttatctttttcttctcgAATCTTGATCTTTGGAAATACAATTTTGTCATTTGCAAAAGAAATCCTGCGCTCAGAAGTTCGTGTGTTTCCATCTGCTCTGGTATGCTTTGGTGTAACGTCCTGCACGCAAGGCCCTTTCGATCgtgccttttttgttttggcagATGTGAAGGTGCATCTCTCGTGCACATATGTAAGTATACGCTTTACATGCAGCTGCCTTGCTGAGGGTTGTGTTCGTGGTTACGTCAATGGTATTACTGTTACGTCAGGCCGTGTCTTCTGGTCTTTGTCTCATCGCTGAGTTTCCGTGAGAACTGACAAGAACTTGATAGgttttgttttcaaagaaaGCTATTAAATAACAGCTAAGCTACGGAGACCTGACAGTTTGTAAGGATTATCAATAGCTGTTGATAACTTTGTGTGTTTTAATCTCAACAGCTAAGCTCGGGTATTTTTCGTGGTTGGCGGAAGGAGCTGATGTTCATGGGAACCAAACCATGACTGCCGACCTTGCAATCATGGCCCTCTCCCACTATGCCGGCCCACATGCATTAGATCCCATTAGATTTTTAGTCGAACTTGATGGGCATTTATGCGGCACAATGGTTCGTAGGTAAGTACATTATTTAATGTGGTGATCGGTGTTGAATTATGACGGAATGGAATTCTCTGAATGGTTTTAATGAGAAAATGATGCCTTTCATTCGAACACTAAGCACCGATTGGCTTTCACAGGTGTCAGCAGGAAAATTTTAGGTTAGTAAGCAGTGGCTGTGCGTGGAAGCATGAAGGGACTTCCCTGCTCCCTGAGAATGGAAGGTTAAGAGATCTTCCTGCACGATGTGGGGAGGCAGGGACTGATCTCAGTTTTCTCGAAAAATCGTATACAAACTGGTTACGAGGGGGATTCAATAAAACTGAATCCATGTGAACCGGGTGCCCCGGAGACTAGAATTAACGTTTTGGaagaatttgaattttcaaCAGGTCCCATTGTAAGAAAAAGAATGCGCTGCGGCTTTTAGCTTACTGCTGATGGGTTGCCGAGGTTGGTAGTGACTTAATTGTGACCCTTCTTTGAACCCCCTTGCAGGAACTGCCCTCATTTTGTGTTAGCTGGATTACCTTGACAGTTAGGGTAACATGCTAGTAGATTATTTTTTATGGCATTCAAGCACCTGGCCGCTCATTTTACGAACATTACACAAACCACTTTTGATATAGAGTTTGTAGTTGACATAAAAATCCGTGCACCTCTATCACTTTTTGCCACCATGTGGGAGATCATCTGGTCCAAACAGTTATCCGATGAAATGAAGAGGGATGAATTGCAGAAGCTTAAATATCTAAATTCATGTGTTCTGTGCAATTGGCATGGGAGCCAATTTCCCATGGGGACCGAAAGGCCTTCAAGGACAGGTGACGCAGTCGAGCCATCATGGACCTAGTTTGCCAAACCAGCCATTCTTATATGATGACTCTAGCAAAGGACGGAGGATATGATTTATGATCTTCGGAACTTGagtattcctttttcttgttagAAAATCTTGAGATTCCGATAGTCCTTCTCGAGTCGCCATCATTAGATTGCACGATAATGCACCAGGAGGCTCGTCTGTACTTCTGATAGCCTTCAGGCATTGATTAAAAAAAGGCTCAGCCCTAGGCGTCCTCCGAACTGCGACTTGGCCAGCCAGCAAGagcaaaaatgaatttttcCTGTGTGTGTTTGATTAACCCCGCAGCAGCTCCTGTTATGCTTCCTCCAACTACCAACATGCATGTAATAATGTAATAGTTTGCCTCATTTGTCCAACACCAACTGCCCAGAGGCTGCCAGACTCTAACCAGTTGCGTATCATCACTTTCATCCTTCCCGACCACTGCAGGTTTAAAATAATTCCCTTGCAACTTTCCTGCTTATTTCATCCTGCACTAGCTGCCAAGCCTTAGCCAATACACTTCCAAATGGCTGAACCATGCATAGGCATCTTCTTTTCCCATAAGCTTCTCTTCTCCATGTAGCAACCTCGAATTAAACTGGCCCACGGGGAGTCATGGGTCATCGCCTGCAGGCCAAATAAGCTGCACAAGCTTTATTTATCTCCACCATCCTTTTCAAACCAACTCCCCCTTCAGATTTAGGGAGGCAAACTCGTTTCCAGCTCAATGGCATCCTTTCTTGCCTCATTGTCTCTCCATATAAATTTTGTGTTCCTAATGGTGTAGCATAGTTGGTTAGACTGGCAAGCAATTGCAAGTCCAATTGTGAGTTCTATTTTCATAGTTGCTACTCTTTTGAGTTGCGCAAATTTGATGGGTGTTCTACTCTCCCATCTTGAAGCAGCCCTGAATCTTGAAGGTaggagaaaaggagaagggTTTCAACTCCTCAAAAACAGGGGAAAAGGATAAGGGTTTCAGACAGCCTCTTCAGGTTATCTCCCTCCATATAGGCTTTGCAAACATATCCTCAACCAAACCAGATGAACAGGAAAGACAGACATAGTAATCTCAACGTTGTCAAAATATAGCTACGGTCGAGCCTGATTTGCCCAATGCCGCGCACTAAGGCAGCCACCACAGTGCTTGCCGACAATGGAGGCCCAAGATTTGGGCTCCTCTCGTAGAATCATTTTTAACCTCCAGCTTGCTTCTACCGGCCGATGGAACCAGTTCTGGGAAGGGATCCATCTCAGCGAAAACCGTTCAATTGACCCACTATCTCCTCGATCTCCTTTGTGGGCCGCCGAAGAGCTGGCGGCCATGGTCACTGTGAGATTCGGCGACAAGATGCTGAAACCCTATCggaagtctctttctctctcttggatCCCCGCGTCAAACTTCCCCTCCAAGATCGGTTTAATGGCTTTGAAAATACCACTATGATTATGTGATTTTATAAATCTATCAAGAGAATTGTTTTGGTTTGAGAATAGTTTTATTATGTAaattattgcaataaaaacagtTTCTAAATCCTTCTTGCATTGACCTTTTATATGGGAGCATTTTTCCAAGATTGCGCAAAGTCATCTGACAAAATTTTCTACATCAGGTTTTCAAGAGACGAGATTTGCACCGGCGGCTTCTCCATTTAAGGTGTTCAGAATCCTTTCCAACATGGTCCCAAACCACATGTCCGGGAAATATTTTCCCACGCTGAGGTCAGATGAGGTGATTTTAATCAAGGGTAAAGAAAGGCACTTCTATTACCTGCATAAGCAATCCTGAATGTAAATCCAAGGGCATTtggcattggaaaaacatgCAAGTGCTGGATGAATTTATCTcaaaattgaggcagattcataaaacacttattCAATATATGATAAATCAACATGTTCATTGGGATAAATCCATGAAACACTTGCTCAGTGTTCCAAttcctaatgccaaacagtCCCAAAGGAATTAGCGGAATGAGGCGTGCAGCCATGGCTATGAAAACACAGTCTGATTCTCATGTCACTCGTTTGGGAAGATAAGCTGAAGGTGTACCATCTAGAGAGAGGGATGATATGGGTAAGGATGAGTTAGTTTTGCTGCTGCTCCCACGAAGCTTCAGGTCTGTTGGATGAACTTGTTCAAGAAAATGGGCCAGAAATTGAGAGTTTTGCTCAACAAGGAGAAGAACACAATGTTTAGGCTCCATGAAGTCTGAAAACCACAGCAGCAACGCAACCCCATATCCTCAGGTCTCCAGTCATTAGGATGCACTAAACTGACTGAATATTCCAAGGAAATTGCATGCAGACTGAGCTAATGCCGAAAATTTGAAAGATTAAAGTTTCCTATCATGATCTAGCATGTCAAACCTCATATTTTTGGCAAAGCTaatggaaataaataaaaccCATGAATATATCCTCTGAAAAGAATTGTAACTCAGAGTATCTACATTTAAGCAAGAATAGATAATCTAAGATATATCATAAATAATATAGTGTTCTTAACAATTGGCTTTCAATTACACAAGCCCTGAATCCATATATATCCTTATATCAAATAATAACTATTCAATGACGCTTCTCCTTGTGGGGTAAGCGTGAAGGTTCGGTTCTCTCTGTTCATCACTCCCTCAGCAAAAAAGGGGGGAAAGAAAACCTTCCAAGCTTTTATAATATTAAGAAACAGCTAAAATATAACAAAACTGAAAGCCAGTTGAGAAAAAATCAGCAAGTCCAGACAGCGCTGACGTACAAACGTGGTGGTGACCATATACATGATGTACCTGACCCCCATCGTTCGAGAATGGCAAAAGCACTGCTGCACTTGAGAGAGTGCTTCTCCTTTCAAGggctttcttcttggatttattGGGATAATGCAGAAGGCGGTTGGGTTGATATACCTTTTTGACAAGGGCTTGTTTATTAAAGAAAGATTGGCTGTGAGTATAATATAAACAGGATGACCAGAGATAACCTAGGGCGGACCTAGATTAGATAAAGGATGTCAAGGAATGGAGTGGCTTCTGCTGAtatagatatttatgtatatatgaagtcTTTGAGGGGAAAGACATACCACGCTTGTTGAGATTTCGTTGACAAAAATAACACAGGCGGTGCTCTGTTTTCCCTAGGCTTCAAGTATGAAATTTGACAACATGATCAGTACTACTGCTTGGAGGAGCAGTACTCTGACTGGGAGCGGCAGTCGCTTGTCCAccctttgagaaaattgatccTATTGAACCACTTGATGTGGCTTCAGAGGACGAGACTCTGTATCCCTCCCTGACTGCGGAAGAATCTTTGCTCAGCTCAGCAATGGATTCAAGCCGAAGATCAGAGGATGAGGAGGATGGAGCCAGAGTTGCCAGAGATGAACCAACTGGATATGGTGCAACAGGCATATCTGCAAGAGATGACGCAGAGGGACTGTAAATCATGCTTCCCATTGGATGATCAAATCTGCACGTCGGTCCAAATTTACATACTCCATGTTGTGCATAGAATGTACAAGTTGGGGCCCCCTTCACAGTAAATAAAACAGTTACAAGAGGAAGAGTTGCTGCACGGATTGTCAGCACCAAAGAGTACATTCTACACATAAATGGCTCAAAATTtagataacataaaaaattttaatggtTTATTAGTCTTCATAGCCATCAGAATATTCACTTGATAATGATGATTGTGCAGCAATACAAGATAAACTCACATTTGGTGTTATTGAATTATAAAGACATTCTGAAAGTGTTACCACTTCagatatttcttttcaatagaaaaatcagttcttttaaatatcataaaTTTGTGATGAAGGCCATGAATAGAAATCGATTTTAGAATTCCTATACACAGACAACTTATCAGTGCTGAGGAATATGCAacttaagaagaaaaatgagggcaacatatcaaagataTTCATAAATGGCAGCTTGACTAAATGAATGTCCATGCAAAAGACTTAACCACACGTCTCAGAATCTGGTCCAGAAGGCCCACTTgatgtttccatgaaaattaattttattattgttgATTCAACAGGCTTATTTGTTGTGGATAGAGCTGTATGTCAACGGGTATTGTGAGTTCAGGTTTCATGCACGTTACAAGGTAAAAAACCATAGGCCATTAGGCAAGTTAAAGATTGTAACTTCCTCATGGTAAAAATCTTTTCAGCAGTCCCAGAGTGGATTCACAACTATAGTTTATCATCTGACACTTGGGATGAAGTTTTGGAAGAACATAAATAGCAACTTGAAGCCAGCAGCGAAACTCAAGTTTGGAAAATTCTTAATCAACCAAATGATATCAAGGTTATCATCATTCATCTCGTTAATAAAATGATAGGGCCAAGTATTAAAAAAACCACATAGATTTCTCATCGATCAAAGAATATAAGATCATCCCAGAATGTAGCAAAAATTGATCTTGGCATTTATTACTACTACTGTCATTTTGCCACTACTACTAATATTACCATT contains these protein-coding regions:
- the LOC126410071 gene encoding uncharacterized protein LOC126410071 — translated: MLWCNVLHARPFRSCLFCFGRCEGASLVHISKLGYFSWLAEGADVHGNQTMTADLAIMALSHYAGPHALDPIRFLVELDGHLCGTMVRRCQQENFRLVSSGCAWKHEGTSLLPENGRLRDLPARCGEAGTDLSFLEKSYTNWLRGGFNKTESM